A segment of the Candidatus Deferrimicrobiaceae bacterium genome:
CCACCGGCAGAACATCCCGACGCTCTGCGGGAAGTGCCATTCCGGGATCCTGGAGGAGTACGACCGCTCCGTGCACGGGAAAGGGATGCGCGCCGGGATCGCCGAGTCCCCGGTGTGCACCGACTGCCACGGCGAGCACTCGATCACGAAGATCACCGACCCCCAATCGAAGGTATACGTGAAGAACATCCCCAAGACCTGCACGGCGTGCCACGGGAACGAGGCGATCGCCACGCGGTACGCCCTTCCGAAGAAGCGGTTCTCCACCTACATGGACTCGTTCCACGGCGTCGCCCTCGAGTACGGCATGACCACGGTGGCGAACTGCGCCTCGTGCCACGGATTCCACGGGATCCTTCCGGCGGCGGACCCCGCCTCGTCCGTCAACAAGGCGAACCTTCCGAAGACGTGCGGGAAGTGCCACCCCAACGCGGGGGCGAACTTCGCCAAGGGGGATATCCACGTGGAGGTGACCCCCCAGAAGGCGTTGGGCGTGTTCACCGTCCGCGTCTTCTACACGATCTTCATCGGGACGCTCGTCATCCTGTTCGTCCTCCACATCGCGATGGATCTTCTGGGAAGGCGCCGGCGCGGGGAACCGAAGACGAGAGGGACGAAGGAGTAACCCCGATGAGCGAAGAATCCCGCAGCCCGGTGTACGTGGAGCGCATGTCGGTGCTGTTTCGCATGCAGCACATGCTGTTGATCCTCTCCCTCCTGGTCCTTGCCGTAACCGGTTTCGCGCTGATGTACCACGAGAACCGGCTGGCGCAGGCCCTGATCCGCCTCGAGGGAGGGGTGATGTACCGGGGGATCATCCACCGCGTCGCCGCCGTGTTCCTGATGGCCCAGCTGGTCTACCACGCCTTCTACATGCTTTTTTCCCGCGAGGGGAAACGGGAGCTCAAAGAGGTCTGGCTCACACGGCGGGATTTCGACGACTTTCTCCAGGCGATGCGGTTCAACCTCGGCATGAGCAACGAATACCCGCGGTTCGGGAAATACGGGTACAAGGAGAAGTTCCAGTACTGGGGGACCACGACCGGCGTCTTTCTCCTCTCCGTGACCGGGGTCATCCTCTGGGCGGAGACCTTCTCGATGCGGTTCCTCCCCAAGTTCGTCCTGGACCTGACCCTGATCATCCACGGGTACCAGGGGCTTCTCCTTTTCATCATTCTCCTGTTCTGGCACCTGTACATCGTCCACCTGCACCCGTCCGTATTTCCGATGAACCGGGCGTGGCTGACGGGGAAGGTGAACGCGGAGTGGCTCAGGGCGGAGCATCCCGCGGAGTACGAAAAATTAAAAGGAGAAGGGGCGATATGAGGGGGAAGTTCTTCGCAGCCGGGATCTTCATCGCCTTCGGGGTAGCCGCCCAGGGATTCTGGTCCTCCGCGGACGCCAGGATCTCGCTGGAAAAATGCACGCTCTGCCATGGGAAGCCCGAGTTCCGGAAGATCCTCGTCGATGGGAAGATCCGGGACCTGTTCGCGACGGGGGACAGCCTGAAAGGGTCCGTGCACGAGAAGAAGACGTGCGTGGACTGCCATTTCGACGTAAGCGAGATCCCCCACCGCCAGCGCCCCAAGCGCGTGGTCTGCACCCACTGCCACTACAAGGGGAACGCCGAAGGGGCCCCGCAGTCGGACTCCTACCTGGAGTATTTCGGTTCGGTCCACGGCACGGCGATCGCGAAGGGGAACACGAAGGCTCCCTTGTGCCAGGATTGCCACGGGGACCACTCCATCCGCAAGGCGAAGGACGAGGTGTCGGCGGTTTCCCCCCGGAACGTCGCGGAGACGTGCGGAAGGTGCCACATCGAGATCTACGCGCAGTACAAGACCTCGATCCACGGCGTGGCGCTGTCGAAGGGGATCATGGACGCCCCTTCGTGCACCGGCTGCCACGGAGAGCACAAGATTTACGGCCACCTGGATCCCAAGTCCTCGGTGTACGCGACCCACGTCGCGGAGCAGTGCTCGACGTGCCACGCCTCCGTTTCGATCATGAGCAAGTTCGGCATCGAGACCGAGCAGGTGGCCACGTACAAGAACTCGTTCCATGGCGTGGCGAGCGGTTTCGGCTCCCGGACCGTGGCCAACTGCGCCTCGTGCCACGGCATCCACGACATCCGGCCGCCGGAGGATCCGCTCTCCATGGTCAACCCGAAGAACGTTCCCGCCACCTGCGGGAAATGCCACCCGGGGGCCAACCCCAACTTCGCCGTGGGGAAGATGCACGTGGACGCCCACAAGAAGGAGTCCGGGATCATCTATTACACCGCGCAGTTCTTCAAATACCTCACGATCGGCACCATGCTCGCCCTCATCGCGCACATCTTCCTCGACATGTACGGGCGGACCCGAAGGCTTCGCGGCGAGCAGTAACGGGATCGCGGGCATTGCCCGAAGGATGAAAACCAGGAGCGGGAGAGAGAACGAATGCCCAGGAACGAGAAGAAGGACCCGAAGCAGGAATCCCTGGAACGCGACATCGAGGCGGCCGTCGCCGAGGAGACCGGCGGCCTCGAACCGTCCGAGGCGGAGAAGATCCGGGAGAAGGTCCGCGCCCGCGTCCTCGAGGAGGTGGAGCGGGAAAGACGGATCCGCACGGCGGCGGAGCGCAGGGCGGAGGAGCGCAGACGCCGGGAGGAGAGGCGTCGGGAGAGGCATCCCGAAGAAGGGGAGATGTTCGAGCGGTTCAACAGGAACTTCCGCTTCCAGCACATCGTGATGTTCACCTCGGTCATCCTCCTCGTCATCACCGGGATGCCGATCAAATTTCCCGACTTCGTGCTGTCCCACTACCTGGTGGCCCTGTGGGGGGGGATCCACAACTCCACGATCGTGCACCGGATCGGCGCGGGCATGCTCATCTACTTCATGGTGCATCACCTTTTCTACACGGTGCTCTCCCGGCGGGGCCGGCGCGATTTCGTGCTCCTCATCCCCACCCCCAAGGATGCAAGGGACCTGATGCAGAACATCCGGCATTTATTGGGAAAAACCCCGGAGAAGCCGCGGTTCGGCCGGTTCAGCTACCTCGAGAAATTCGACTACTGGGCCGTCTACTGGGGGTGCGTCATCATGATCGGATCGGGGCTCTTCCTCTGGTTCGAGATGATCGTGCTCAAGTATTTCCCGAAGTATGTCCTGGACGTCGCCCACGAAATGCACAGCGACGAGGCGATGCTTGCCACGCTGGCCATCGTCATCTGGCACTTCTACAACGTCCACTTCAACCCGGACCGTTTCCCCGGGACGCTGATGTGGTGGCACGGCCAGATCTCGGAACACGAGATCAAGGACGAGCACCCGCTCGAGTATGAAGAGATCATGGCCAGACGGGCCAAGCAGACGGCGGAGGTACCCCACCCATGAAGGAGATGCTCGGGCACCTCTGGGACGCGGTCCACCGGCACCGGAAACTGCTTCTGACCCTGGGCGCGATCGTCCTCGGGATCGGCATTGTCTTCAACGGCGCTTTCTTCGTCGCGGCGTACTTCCCGAAGTCGTGCGTCGTCTGCCACTATATGGATCCGTTCTACGACCAGTGGAAGACGTCCCGGCACGCCGACGTTTCCTGCATCAAGTGCCACTCCTTCTCCCCGGTGTTCATCACGGTGACGACGCTGAAATACTGGACCGGGCTGTACAACCCCCGGCCCCACGCAAACGTGCCGGACAAGGCGTGCCTTGCCGTAGGCTGCCACGAGGGGCGCATCGAGAAGGGGAAAGCCAAGCTGGGCAACATCACCTTCGACCACCAGGATCACATGACGAAGCTTCGGCGCGGGGAGAAGCTGCGTTGCACGTCGTGCCACTATTCGATCGTCCAGGGAGAACATGTTGCGGTCGACACGAACGTCTGCTTCCTGTGCCACTTCAAGGGGATCGGCCAGGGGCAGGCCCTCGGCGGATGCCCCGGCTGCCACGGCACCCCGACGCGGACGGTGGAACACAGCGGGTTCACCTTCTCCCACGACTCGTACCTGAAGATCGGGGTCCAGTGCAAGCAGTGCCACCTGCGCGTGGCGGAGGGGGACGGACGGGTCGAAGACTCCCATTGCTTCGACTGCCACGTGGGCAGGTTGAACCGGAAGACCGACCCGCTCGCCCTCCACAGGATCCACGTCACCATCAACGCGATCGAGTGCCTGAAATGCCACGAGAAGATCCGGCACGGCGAAGTCGAGATGGTCAGGACCTTCGAGGTCCAGTGCGACGCCTGCCACAAGCGGCTCCACAACTATCAGAAGGAGATGTACATGGGGGCCGGCGCGCGGGGCGTCGCCGACACCCCGTCGAGGATGTTCTCGGCCCAGGTGGCCTGCGACGGGTGCCACACGAAGTCCGTCGAGGTGCGCGAGTCCGGCGTCGCCTTCCCCGGCGAAAAGAAGCTCACGGCCGAGCGGCAAAGCTGCGTCGCCTGCCACGGGAAGAACTACGACCGGATGCTCGACGACTGGATCCAGGCGTCCCGCGTCCTCGCCGCCGACATGGGCGCGATCGTCTCCTCCGGGGAGGCGGCCGTCGGGACCGGACCTACGAAATCGAAGAAAGTCGCGGAGGCCCGCGCCCTGGTGGCGGATGCCCGCGCCAATCTCGACCTCCTGAAGGCCGGACGCGGAGCCCACAACATCGAGTATGCCTACCGGATCGTGCGGGCCGGATACGACCAGGTCCAGGCGGCGTTCAAGGCCGCCGGGATCTCCGGCGGGCCTCCCCGGCCGGCCATCCTCGCCAGTCCGTCCTCCTATTGCATGACGTTGTGCCACCAGCGTATCCGGCCGCCGGGGGAACTCTTCTTCAAGGAGATGGAGGTGCGCTTTCCCCACTCGCTGCACGTCCAGGACGTGGGAATCCAGTGCACCAAGTGCCATTCCCCCGACAAGCACAAGATGCGGATCGTCACCAAGTCCGAGTGCATGTCGTGCCATCACGAAAGCCGGGACATCGACTGCGGACATTGCCACAAGGCCCCCAAGGCGCTCTATGAGGGGAAGGTGAAGCCCTCCGGCGTTTCGGCGGCCCCCGACGTGATGGCGAAGGCGGGCCTGAAATGCACCGACTGCCACGAGCTGAAGAAGGGGGCGCAGACGGTACTCACCGTCAAGGCCAAGTGCGAAGAGTGTCACAGCGCCGAATACGGGAAGATGCTCCTCTCCTGGAAGGAGGAGATCACCGCGAAGGAGAACGTCATTGCGGTGTCGCTCGAGGAAGCGAGGGAATACCTGGAGCGAAGCAGAAAGTTCGGAAAGAACGTCGACGAGGAGAGGAAGCTCCTCCAGGGAGCCGAGACGAACTATCAGATCGTCACCAACGGGCGGGGGACCCACAATTACGAATTGAGCCGGGACCTCCTGAAATCGGCGCAGAGCTCGCTGGACAGGATCCTGAAGAAGAAGTGACTCAGTCTTCGATGAACAGCTCGTACTCGTCGTGGCTCATGAGGCCTTCCAGCTCCTCGGGCTCGGTGACCTCCACCTCGATGAGCCACCCCTTCCCGTACGGATCCACGTTGATCAGGGAAGGGTCCTCCACGACGCTTTCGTTGTGCGCCCGGATGGTGCCGGACAGGGGGCAAACGAGCTCGACGACGGTCTTCTGGGATTCGAGCTCTCCCATCGTCTCCCCCTGCTCGACGAACTTTCCGTTCTCGGGCAGCAACACGGACAAAATCTCCCCGAGCTGCTCCTGGGCGTAATCGGAGATCCCTATTCGCGCGGTGTCACCCATTTCCAGGACCCAGATATGGTCTTCGGAAAAAGAGAGTTCGCTTTCGTCCGCCATAGGACATTTATAGGGACGGGGTTGGACGATGTCAATAAACCCGGAATATTTTTTATCGCTCTTTCCCCAGAACGGCGAGGGCGGTTTCCACGCTGCCCAGGGGGGCGCTCACCTGGATGCCGCTCATGCGGGGGGAGATCTGCTCGATCGTCTTTCTCGCGATGTCGATCCCGGCCCGGCGGCCGTCCTCCTGGGTCCGGCAGCGGGCCATCCGGTCGAGGATCTCCCGGGGGACGACCACGCCGGGGACCTCGTTGTTCATGAACTCGGCGTTTTTGTAGCTGAACAGCGGCCAGACTCCCGCCAGGACGGGGATGCGCCGCGCGTACCCCTCCACGCGGTCCAGGAAGCGGAACAGGGCCTCCACGTCGAAGACCGGCTGGGTGATGGCGAACTCGGCGCCCGCGTCGATCTTGCGGTAGTAGCGTTCGATCTCCCGCGAAAGATCCACGGCGCACGGGTTTGCGCCCACCCCGATGAAGATGCCGGTGGGCGGGTCGATCGGGTTCCCGCCGATGTCGAATCCCCGGTTCAGGTTGTCCGTCACCTGGACGAGACCGATCGCATCCACGTCGAAGACCCCCGTGGCCTGGGGATAGTCGCCGACCTTGGGGGGGTCCCCCGTGATGATCAGGAAGTTGGCGAGACCTGCGGCGTACCCGCCGAGGAGGTCCGACTGCATCCCGATGAGGTTGCGGTCCCGGCAGCAGTAGTGGAGGATCGGCTCGATGCCGACCTCTCTCAGGATGGTGATGGCGGCGATCATGGGGGAGATGCGCGCGCTGGCCCGAGGGCCGTCCGGGATGTTGATCGCGTCGACCCCGGCCTCGGCGCACTGTCTCACCTTGGCGAGCATCTTCGAGAGGTCGCTGGAGCGCGGGGGGACGATCTCCACGGAGGTGACCTTTTCCCCCGCGAGCATCTTGCGGGCCAGCCGGGACTTCTTCTCGGGGGGAACGACCTGGATCAGAACCCCCTGCTGGGCGAGCGGACGGATCTTCACGTGCGTCTTCACGCCGGAAAGCGACTTGATCGCCCGGCTGGCCACCCGGATGTGCGCCGGGGTGGTCCCGCAGCAGCCCCCCACGCCGCGCACGCCCAGTTCGATGTACTTCTTGGCGTACTCGGTGAAATATTCCGGGCTGGTGAGGTAGAGCAGCCGCCCGCCGATATCGCGGGGAAACCCCGCGTTCGGCATCACGACGACCGGTTTTCCGACCTGGGGGAGAACGGAGTGCAGCGCGTCGAAGACCCCGGCGGGGCCGGTCCCGCAGTTGATCCCGACGATGTCCACATTTCCGTCGGATTCCAGGGCTTGGGCGATGGCGCCCGCCTTCATCCCCACGGCGGTCTCCCCGCGGTCGTTCAGCGCGAACGACGCGAGCACCGTCGCGCCGAGCTTCTTGGCCGCCCGGGCCGCCCGCTGGAGTTCCTTCAAATGGGTGAAGGTCTCCAGAACGACGAGATCGACGCCCTCGGCCACCAGAGCGCCGATCTGCTCGGCAAAGGCCTCCTCCACTTCGACGGCGTGCTCCTCCGGCATGATCTGGTCCGGACGGATGCACGGCCCCACGGCTCCGGCGACGTACACCGAGTCCATCGCGACCTCCCGGGCGATCCGCACCGCCTGGCGGTTGATCTCCACGACCTTCTCGGAAAGCCCGTACGGGCGGAGGGCGATCCGGTTGGCCCCGAAGGTGTTCGTCTCGATCACCTCGGCCCCTGCCTCGACATAGTCGCTGTGGATCTGGCGGATGAGCTTCGGATTGGAGAGGGAGAGCTCGTCGAAGCAGGTGTTGATGAAGACCCCCCGCTCGTAGATCATCGTCCCCATGGCGCCGTCGAAGACCAGCGGGGACTTCTTCATCCGTTCGAGGATCTTCTCCATCGCCTATTCCATCTCGTCGAAACTGGACCTGGGCGCATAGCACATGGGGCATACCCACCCGTCCGGCAACGCCTCGAAGGGGGTACCGGGGGGGATGTCCCCCATCGGGTCGCCCGCTTCGGGATCGTACACGTACCCGCAATTCGTGCAGATGTACTTTTTCACGGCTTTGCTCCTTCGGCTGCCTACACGGCGAAATATTTCGCCTGGGGATGGTGCGCGACGAGGGCCGAAGTGGTCTGCTCGGGCACCATCTCCATCGTCTCGGTGAGAGTGACACCGATCTCCCCGGGACGGAGCAGTTCGAACACGGGGCGGTGGGCCGTAAGATCCGGGCAGGCGGGGTAGCCGAAACCGTACCGGGACCCCTGGTACTCCTGGACGACGTAGCCTTCCGGTCCGGACGGCCGCTGCCCCGCGATCCCCAGCTCCCGCCGCATCATTTCGTGCCAGTATTCGGCCAGGGCGTCGGTAAGCTCGACGCTCAGGGCGTGCAGCATCAGGTAGTCGTGGTACCGGTCCGCCTCGAACAGTTCCCGTGCGGCCTGCCCGAACCGCTCCCCGATCGTCGCCACGAAGAAGCCCGCGACGTCGCCCCCCTCCGCCGCCGTCCGGAAGTAGTCGGCGATGCACAGATGCGGCGGGTTTTTCTGGCGGGGGAAGGGGAACGGGAATTTCCGTTCTTCATGCTCCACGACGAGGGTGTCGTCCTCGGGAAAGCAACGGAAATATCCGTAGGCCACCATCGGGCGGGCGAGCTTTTCCTCCGCGCACCGGCGCTTCAGCTCTTCGTACATCGGCCGGACCGTCCCCTCGATGAGCCGGCGGTACTCCCCGGCCTCCCTCTTTCCCCGACGGTACCCCCAGCGTCCCCGGAACAGCGCCTGCTCGTTGACGTAGGGGAAAAGCAGTTCCGTCCCGATGTCGGTGACATGGCGCGCCCCGAGGAAAGGGGGGGTCGGGACCGGGGATTCCCGGGAGATCCGGGCCTCCCTCCGCCCCGGCGCGGCGGCCTGCCGTGCCGTCTCCCGGTGCGTCGTGGAGCGCAGCGTTCCGGCCTCGAGGTCCCGCATCGCCGCGAGCCCCGCGAATGCATCGGCGCAGTAGACCACCTTCCCTCCGTATCCCGGCACGCACTCCTCGGCCACGAATTTCCCGGTGAGCGCCGCTCCGCCGAGGAGGATGGGGACGGACAGCCCTGCCTCCCGGTACTGGGGCATGCTTTCCTTCATGACGATGGCCGACTTGACGAGGAGGCCGGAGAGACCGATCGCGTCGACGCCGTATTCGCGGGCCTTCTCGATGATCGTCTCCGCGGGGACCTTGATCCCCAGGTTGAACACGCGGTAGCCGTTGTTGGAGAGGATGATGTCGACCAGGTTCTTCCCGATGTCGTGCACGTCCCCCGCGACGGTCGCCAGGAGGATCTTGCGGCCGGTCTCCCGATCGGCCTTGGCCAGGAAGGGCTCCAGGATGTCCACGCTCCGCTTCATGGTCTCCGCGGACTTGAGCACGAACGGCAGCAGCATCTCGCCCCGCCCGAACAGTTCCCCCACATGCCGCATCGCCGGCACGAGGATGTTGTTGATCACCGCCCCCGCCGGCCACCGGGAGAGCAGGATCGACAGGAGGTCCTCGAGCCCCTCCCGGTCGCCCGCGACGACCTTCTCGGTGAGCGCCTTCTCCGGAGGCGCCGCGGCGTCGGTCTTTGCGGGGGAGGTGCCTTCCCCTTCCGTCTTCCCGGCGAAATGCGCGAGGAACGCATCGAGAGGCGTTTCCCCGCCCTCCGACCGCCGGTTGTGGATCAGGTCGAGGCAGGCGCGGCGGTCCTCCTCCGGGATCTTCGCGAGGGGGAGGATCTTCGCGGCGTCGATGATGGCGGCGGTCAACCCCGCCTCGACCGCCTCGTGGAGGAAGACCGAGGTGAGCGCGCGGCGGGAAGCCGGGGACAGCCCGAAGGAGATGTTGCTCACCCCCAGAAGGGTGAACGCCCCCGGCAGTTCCTCCCGCGCGCGTCGGACGGCCTCGATCGTCTCCGCCGCCGCGTCGCGGAGGGATGCGTCCCCCGAGCCGATCGTGAAGGTCAGCATGTCGAACAGGAGGTCGTGCGGGCGCAATCCGTGCCGGTGGACCGCCAGGTCGTAGATCGTCTTCGCCGTGGCCAGCTTCTCCTCGGCGGTCATCGCCATTCCCTTCTCGTTGATGGTCAGGGCCACGACGGCGGCGCCGTATTTTTTCGCCAGCCGGCAGATCCGCTCGCAATTTTTCCCTCCGTCCTCGAGGTTGATCGAGTTGACGAGGCATCTCCCGGGGTGGATCCGGAGGGCCTCCTCGATGCACTCGGGGGAGGTCGAGTCGATCACGGTGGGGAGGCGGACGTACTGGGCGAAGAGGCGGGTAAGTGTCGCCAGGTCCGCCTTCTCGTCCCGACCGGCGTACGCCGTGCACAGGTCCAGGGCGTGTGCGCCGTCCTCCTGCTGCTCGAGGGCGATCGCGAGCGCCCCTTCGTAGTCGTCGGCGAGGAGGCGTTCCCGGAATTGCCGCGACCCGTTGGCGTTCGCCCGCTCCCCGATGAGAAGCGGCGGGATCTCCTGACGGATCTCCACGGCCTGGTAGAGACTCGACAGGGAGGGTTTTCCCTGCGGGGCGCGCGGGGCGGGGCGCACGGAGGAAAGCGCCTGGGCCAGGCACCGGATGTGCTCCGGGGTCGAACCGCAGCATCCGCCCACGATGCTCACCCCTTCTTCGGTCACGAACGCCTCGAGCTCCTCGGCGAATCGTTCCGGAGAAAGAGAGTAGACCGTTTGTCCCCCGA
Coding sequences within it:
- a CDS encoding cytochrome b/b6 domain-containing protein, producing MSEESRSPVYVERMSVLFRMQHMLLILSLLVLAVTGFALMYHENRLAQALIRLEGGVMYRGIIHRVAAVFLMAQLVYHAFYMLFSREGKRELKEVWLTRRDFDDFLQAMRFNLGMSNEYPRFGKYGYKEKFQYWGTTTGVFLLSVTGVILWAETFSMRFLPKFVLDLTLIIHGYQGLLLFIILLFWHLYIVHLHPSVFPMNRAWLTGKVNAEWLRAEHPAEYEKLKGEGAI
- a CDS encoding cytochrome b/b6 domain-containing protein produces the protein MPRNEKKDPKQESLERDIEAAVAEETGGLEPSEAEKIREKVRARVLEEVERERRIRTAAERRAEERRRREERRRERHPEEGEMFERFNRNFRFQHIVMFTSVILLVITGMPIKFPDFVLSHYLVALWGGIHNSTIVHRIGAGMLIYFMVHHLFYTVLSRRGRRDFVLLIPTPKDARDLMQNIRHLLGKTPEKPRFGRFSYLEKFDYWAVYWGCVIMIGSGLFLWFEMIVLKYFPKYVLDVAHEMHSDEAMLATLAIVIWHFYNVHFNPDRFPGTLMWWHGQISEHEIKDEHPLEYEEIMARRAKQTAEVPHP
- a CDS encoding cytochrome c3 family protein, producing the protein MKEMLGHLWDAVHRHRKLLLTLGAIVLGIGIVFNGAFFVAAYFPKSCVVCHYMDPFYDQWKTSRHADVSCIKCHSFSPVFITVTTLKYWTGLYNPRPHANVPDKACLAVGCHEGRIEKGKAKLGNITFDHQDHMTKLRRGEKLRCTSCHYSIVQGEHVAVDTNVCFLCHFKGIGQGQALGGCPGCHGTPTRTVEHSGFTFSHDSYLKIGVQCKQCHLRVAEGDGRVEDSHCFDCHVGRLNRKTDPLALHRIHVTINAIECLKCHEKIRHGEVEMVRTFEVQCDACHKRLHNYQKEMYMGAGARGVADTPSRMFSAQVACDGCHTKSVEVRESGVAFPGEKKLTAERQSCVACHGKNYDRMLDDWIQASRVLAADMGAIVSSGEAAVGTGPTKSKKVAEARALVADARANLDLLKAGRGAHNIEYAYRIVRAGYDQVQAAFKAAGISGGPPRPAILASPSSYCMTLCHQRIRPPGELFFKEMEVRFPHSLHVQDVGIQCTKCHSPDKHKMRIVTKSECMSCHHESRDIDCGHCHKAPKALYEGKVKPSGVSAAPDVMAKAGLKCTDCHELKKGAQTVLTVKAKCEECHSAEYGKMLLSWKEEITAKENVIAVSLEEAREYLERSRKFGKNVDEERKLLQGAETNYQIVTNGRGTHNYELSRDLLKSAQSSLDRILKKK
- the gcvH gene encoding glycine cleavage system protein GcvH, whose product is MADESELSFSEDHIWVLEMGDTARIGISDYAQEQLGEILSVLLPENGKFVEQGETMGELESQKTVVELVCPLSGTIRAHNESVVEDPSLINVDPYGKGWLIEVEVTEPEELEGLMSHDEYELFIED
- a CDS encoding bifunctional homocysteine S-methyltransferase/methylenetetrahydrofolate reductase translates to MEKILERMKKSPLVFDGAMGTMIYERGVFINTCFDELSLSNPKLIRQIHSDYVEAGAEVIETNTFGANRIALRPYGLSEKVVEINRQAVRIAREVAMDSVYVAGAVGPCIRPDQIMPEEHAVEVEEAFAEQIGALVAEGVDLVVLETFTHLKELQRAARAAKKLGATVLASFALNDRGETAVGMKAGAIAQALESDGNVDIVGINCGTGPAGVFDALHSVLPQVGKPVVVMPNAGFPRDIGGRLLYLTSPEYFTEYAKKYIELGVRGVGGCCGTTPAHIRVASRAIKSLSGVKTHVKIRPLAQQGVLIQVVPPEKKSRLARKMLAGEKVTSVEIVPPRSSDLSKMLAKVRQCAEAGVDAINIPDGPRASARISPMIAAITILREVGIEPILHYCCRDRNLIGMQSDLLGGYAAGLANFLIITGDPPKVGDYPQATGVFDVDAIGLVQVTDNLNRGFDIGGNPIDPPTGIFIGVGANPCAVDLSREIERYYRKIDAGAEFAITQPVFDVEALFRFLDRVEGYARRIPVLAGVWPLFSYKNAEFMNNEVPGVVVPREILDRMARCRTQEDGRRAGIDIARKTIEQISPRMSGIQVSAPLGSVETALAVLGKER
- a CDS encoding rubredoxin → MKKYICTNCGYVYDPEAGDPMGDIPPGTPFEALPDGWVCPMCYAPRSSFDEME
- the metH gene encoding methionine synthase, with product MGLFDEPVLIFDGACGTNLQRFSLPPSAWGKHEGCNEYLNLSAPEVIAELHGSFLAAGAMVLETNTFGANSVVLAEYGLENQGEEINRAAVEHARTAIARHGGRGYVAGAIGPTTKLPSLGHISYEEMARAFGGQVRALVLAGVDLLLFETCQDLKQVKIGLVSCFEELERLGREIPVMVSLTIESSGTMLVGTDVAAAAAAIEPFPVFSLGLNCATGPEGMKSHIRYLSRHWPGRVSCIPNAGIPQVLGGQTVYSLSPERFAEELEAFVTEEGVSIVGGCCGSTPEHIRCLAQALSSVRPAPRAPQGKPSLSSLYQAVEIRQEIPPLLIGERANANGSRQFRERLLADDYEGALAIALEQQEDGAHALDLCTAYAGRDEKADLATLTRLFAQYVRLPTVIDSTSPECIEEALRIHPGRCLVNSINLEDGGKNCERICRLAKKYGAAVVALTINEKGMAMTAEEKLATAKTIYDLAVHRHGLRPHDLLFDMLTFTIGSGDASLRDAAAETIEAVRRAREELPGAFTLLGVSNISFGLSPASRRALTSVFLHEAVEAGLTAAIIDAAKILPLAKIPEEDRRACLDLIHNRRSEGGETPLDAFLAHFAGKTEGEGTSPAKTDAAAPPEKALTEKVVAGDREGLEDLLSILLSRWPAGAVINNILVPAMRHVGELFGRGEMLLPFVLKSAETMKRSVDILEPFLAKADRETGRKILLATVAGDVHDIGKNLVDIILSNNGYRVFNLGIKVPAETIIEKAREYGVDAIGLSGLLVKSAIVMKESMPQYREAGLSVPILLGGAALTGKFVAEECVPGYGGKVVYCADAFAGLAAMRDLEAGTLRSTTHRETARQAAAPGRREARISRESPVPTPPFLGARHVTDIGTELLFPYVNEQALFRGRWGYRRGKREAGEYRRLIEGTVRPMYEELKRRCAEEKLARPMVAYGYFRCFPEDDTLVVEHEERKFPFPFPRQKNPPHLCIADYFRTAAEGGDVAGFFVATIGERFGQAARELFEADRYHDYLMLHALSVELTDALAEYWHEMMRRELGIAGQRPSGPEGYVVQEYQGSRYGFGYPACPDLTAHRPVFELLRPGEIGVTLTETMEMVPEQTTSALVAHHPQAKYFAV